In the genome of Spirochaetia bacterium, one region contains:
- a CDS encoding ferredoxin produces MIKLAMTLNKTPLELIVSETKPLSDILYEDMGISLNKVRCDGNCCGGCLVLVDGKPVLGCMTPAFLLQGKTVTTFDYFMQTAHYRNIRRTYDALGSEPCPDCYQPKTLIIESILLRFATKKANRLDTLDANSRNFMEKRLDKNTHEEIDENMVAREFSLSTCKCMNSSELLEIVKAAREDRIKRNVL; encoded by the coding sequence ATGATCAAGCTTGCCATGACGCTTAACAAAACCCCACTTGAACTCATCGTCAGTGAAACGAAACCACTTTCCGACATCCTCTATGAAGACATGGGAATCAGTCTGAACAAGGTACGCTGCGACGGGAACTGCTGCGGCGGTTGCCTGGTGCTCGTAGACGGCAAACCGGTCTTAGGTTGCATGACACCGGCGTTTCTGCTCCAAGGCAAGACGGTCACTACGTTTGATTATTTCATGCAAACCGCACACTATCGGAATATCAGGCGTACGTATGATGCTTTGGGAAGTGAACCTTGTCCTGACTGTTATCAACCAAAAACATTGATAATTGAATCAATTCTCCTCAGGTTCGCAACCAAGAAAGCCAACAGGCTCGATACCCTTGATGCAAACTCAAGGAATTTCATGGAAAAACGATTGGATAAGAATACCCATGAAGAAATAGATGAGAACATGGTAGCAAGGGAGTTTTCCCTAAGCACCTGCAAATGCATGAATTCCAGTGAACTTCTGGAAATCGTGAAGGCTGCACGGGAGGACAGGATCAAGCGCAATGTACTTTAA
- a CDS encoding YggT family protein: MSVYDAPTLLMKLAGLGAGLIQIYMFLIWIRVILTWIRIPGTQLGNNGFTRWLVKIVDPFLNLFIGVGWLRKGVIDFTPVLGFALLSFVQAILSIFSRTGKLTWGICIALSMQILWQSIIAFIFWIIIIALALRLFFFYKSGPAPITLSRICNNLTEGIINWTQKVFFNSNIANDGHLLIVSLIFVVVLFIACRIGLYRLWAFLYTL; the protein is encoded by the coding sequence ATGAGTGTGTATGATGCACCTACCTTACTGATGAAGCTGGCAGGCTTAGGTGCTGGCTTGATACAGATTTATATGTTCTTGATTTGGATCAGGGTAATCCTGACATGGATCCGTATCCCTGGAACACAACTAGGAAACAATGGTTTTACCCGATGGCTCGTCAAGATAGTCGATCCTTTCCTCAACTTGTTCATCGGAGTAGGATGGTTACGGAAAGGGGTCATTGATTTTACGCCTGTCCTTGGGTTTGCCCTGCTTTCCTTTGTCCAGGCCATATTAAGTATCTTCAGCAGGACAGGAAAGTTGACTTGGGGTATATGCATAGCCTTGTCAATGCAGATACTCTGGCAATCCATCATAGCCTTCATCTTCTGGATCATCATCATTGCCCTGGCACTTAGATTGTTTTTCTTCTACAAAAGTGGTCCGGCACCGATTACGCTGAGCAGGATATGCAACAACCTGACCGAGGGTATCATAAACTGGACACAGAAAGTCTTTTTCAATTCAAATATTGCAAATGACGGACACTTGCTGATCGTCAGCCTCATCTTCGTGGTCGTTCTTTTCATAGCCTGTCGGATAGGCCTATACCGCTTATGGGCCTTTCTTTACACACTGTAG
- a CDS encoding molybdopterin-dependent oxidoreductase: MAKKKKNNLQLEPLQGMLVGATSGLGLVPDIQLPQLDEDYLAITPMDIMGANRLNVLGEYIPLLAAAKVSYIGEPLFALFGPTLDTVEVLSRQIEISYHQPEKLEKPRILTFKQDLGNYDQATSAVGLQRFESSFTSKRRKTEPGKPLKVTARTASDTIEISAPTQWPNLIKEAVAAATGYNKRKIIIHRQLYFAPHDEYWLQPAHMACIAAIAAIKSGLPVELTSFAQTVKIETTVKKTTWYDQNKQTVAELAEVQIDQGAYPLFSNELCKQMLAGLLPEYPLKGFRCTISIVSSPTQASNFFGDLGYCDALAASEIHSSRLGKKLEQSPYLWRQSLHSADSLRPQVIAWKSEQQPDGQLDKLAQKCFFNRKNASYQIHKSIQKKLSLLSSYARGIGIASGPGLCGFSSNCKGIQQQSVMLTLHTKGKVICNTSFLPVGHSANIWKQIIAKKLEVNENDISFTEDGPFMIDSGPSLLSVSSGRMPKNISLACEKIKSKRFLQALPISESADSKELAGKHLFQTNTWGALVIELQIDPVNLEPIISHIWGTFLTGQVSDKPSFTSKMKQTIITTLLEQGAKLALGNEFKIDLDINCDDKELTDSLSSGLRGIAIAAYAVALEQALSCQITELPIFSEEIVALMEEAKG; encoded by the coding sequence ATGGCAAAAAAGAAAAAGAACAATCTGCAACTTGAGCCTCTCCAAGGCATGTTGGTCGGAGCAACCAGCGGCTTGGGATTGGTTCCCGACATCCAGTTGCCCCAGTTGGATGAAGACTACCTTGCCATTACCCCGATGGATATCATGGGAGCAAACAGACTGAATGTCCTGGGTGAGTATATCCCCTTGCTGGCAGCGGCAAAGGTATCCTATATAGGCGAGCCGCTATTCGCACTTTTCGGCCCGACCTTAGACACCGTAGAAGTCCTTTCAAGGCAGATTGAAATTTCCTATCACCAGCCGGAAAAACTGGAAAAGCCACGAATCTTGACCTTCAAGCAGGACTTGGGCAATTATGACCAGGCTACCTCTGCAGTAGGTCTGCAACGTTTCGAAAGTTCTTTTACTTCCAAACGTCGGAAGACAGAACCCGGAAAGCCTCTGAAAGTTACCGCCAGGACAGCAAGCGACACCATTGAAATTTCTGCTCCGACACAATGGCCTAACCTGATCAAGGAAGCAGTTGCCGCCGCAACAGGCTATAACAAACGGAAAATCATCATCCATCGGCAACTGTACTTTGCTCCCCATGATGAATATTGGCTACAGCCAGCCCATATGGCCTGCATAGCAGCGATAGCGGCCATCAAATCCGGCCTTCCTGTTGAATTGACCAGCTTTGCACAGACGGTCAAAATTGAAACTACAGTCAAGAAAACAACATGGTATGATCAGAACAAACAGACTGTTGCAGAGCTAGCCGAAGTCCAGATAGACCAGGGCGCCTACCCTTTGTTCAGCAATGAACTATGCAAACAAATGCTAGCCGGCCTGTTGCCGGAATATCCACTCAAAGGATTCCGCTGTACCATATCGATAGTTTCCAGTCCGACACAAGCTTCAAACTTCTTCGGGGACCTGGGGTATTGTGATGCCTTGGCAGCATCTGAAATACACAGCTCACGCCTTGGGAAAAAACTGGAGCAGTCACCATATCTGTGGAGGCAGTCCTTGCACAGTGCCGATTCGCTCAGGCCCCAGGTCATTGCATGGAAGAGCGAACAGCAACCTGATGGACAATTGGACAAACTGGCTCAGAAATGTTTTTTCAACAGAAAGAATGCAAGCTACCAGATACACAAGTCAATACAAAAGAAACTGTCATTGCTGTCAAGCTATGCCAGAGGCATCGGTATTGCATCTGGCCCTGGCCTCTGTGGTTTTTCATCAAACTGCAAAGGCATTCAGCAACAGTCCGTCATGCTCACCCTGCATACAAAAGGAAAAGTCATATGCAATACTTCCTTTCTGCCGGTCGGACACAGTGCCAATATCTGGAAACAGATCATTGCAAAGAAATTGGAAGTCAATGAAAATGACATCAGCTTTACAGAAGACGGACCTTTCATGATTGACAGCGGACCTTCACTCCTTTCTGTCAGCAGCGGCAGGATGCCAAAAAACATAAGCTTGGCATGTGAAAAGATCAAATCAAAAAGGTTCCTCCAAGCTCTTCCTATCAGTGAAAGTGCCGATAGCAAGGAACTTGCAGGCAAACATCTGTTTCAGACAAACACCTGGGGAGCCTTGGTCATAGAGCTTCAGATTGACCCTGTCAATCTGGAACCAATCATCTCTCACATATGGGGGACCTTCCTTACAGGTCAGGTATCGGACAAACCTTCTTTTACATCAAAGATGAAACAGACCATCATTACGACCTTGCTTGAGCAAGGAGCAAAACTGGCACTGGGTAATGAATTCAAGATTGATCTCGATATCAATTGTGATGACAAGGAACTCACCGATTCGCTTTCAAGCGGCCTAAGAGGAATTGCCATTGCAGCTTATGCCGTTGCTTTGGAACAGGCATTGAGCTGTCAAATTACGGAATTACCGATTTTTTCCGAAGAAATCGTTGCTTTGATGGAGGAAGCAAAAGGATGA
- a CDS encoding FAD binding domain-containing protein, whose translation MYFNRKIFMPKTISELFQCIAENPDSQIWAGGTFIMSRPDFYPDTSTRPLIYLGKIDAFFDITKNIRTVDVGCMVCASRMLEIGKLIFNDLLLHTLDATASSIVRDQMTIGGALCTSGIRFALPGTLILMNTEAEILKVQDNKHTTKRIPLRRIYDATGKLQLEKNSIISKLRIEYESSDYERFICIGDPIRKPESTVILALRADITGGMVSEMQLCITFPLAGMYFASELCNELEGAQIPLSAQKVVDLSHKLIADIGKNLPLVTLLQRERCRRVFQNVLFSMKPKHGTAYY comes from the coding sequence ATGTACTTTAACAGAAAGATATTCATGCCTAAGACAATCAGTGAATTGTTCCAATGCATTGCAGAGAATCCTGACAGCCAGATTTGGGCAGGAGGAACTTTCATCATGAGCAGGCCGGATTTCTACCCTGACACTTCAACCCGTCCGCTCATCTATCTGGGAAAGATTGATGCCTTTTTCGACATTACAAAGAACATACGGACCGTCGATGTAGGGTGTATGGTCTGTGCAAGCAGGATGCTGGAAATAGGCAAGCTCATTTTCAATGACTTGCTGCTGCATACATTGGATGCTACAGCTTCCAGTATCGTTCGTGACCAGATGACCATCGGAGGTGCTTTGTGTACTTCTGGTATCCGCTTTGCCCTGCCAGGCACCCTGATCCTGATGAACACCGAAGCAGAAATACTCAAGGTCCAGGACAATAAGCATACGACGAAAAGAATTCCATTGCGAAGGATCTATGATGCAACAGGGAAACTGCAATTGGAAAAAAACAGTATCATATCAAAACTACGGATTGAATATGAAAGCAGTGACTATGAAAGATTCATCTGCATCGGAGATCCGATAAGGAAACCAGAATCTACGGTAATTCTTGCCCTACGGGCGGATATTACCGGAGGAATGGTCAGCGAAATGCAACTTTGCATAACATTTCCGCTTGCAGGTATGTATTTCGCATCGGAATTATGCAATGAGCTGGAAGGAGCCCAGATTCCACTTTCAGCCCAGAAAGTAGTGGACCTTTCGCACAAGCTTATAGCCGATATCGGGAAAAACTTGCCTTTGGTGACTCTATTGCAAAGAGAACGTTGTAGAAGAGTATTTCAGAACGTCCTCTTTTCAATGAAACCAAAACATGGTACAGCATACTATTAG
- the dnaE gene encoding DNA polymerase III subunit alpha: MSDFIHLHNHSDYSLLDGAAKISSYVKKAKENGMTSLALTDHGNMYGALRFYDACKKEDINPIVGCEFYCNPAGHTERPRLGKDDTHRYHLILLAMNEKGYHNLMELNSISWTEGYYYKPRIDDELLKEHNEGLICLSACLGGEILQLLLAGDYDRAKERALWFSSVFDDGRYFLELQDHGLEEQKRTNPLLVQISKETGIPVVATNDIHYIDKEDWEAQDVLLCIGTNSKVSEDNRMKFPSKEFYFKTPQQMEELFSWCPEAIANTAKIAERCHIEIHFPGPLLPIFKVPEGFKDTADYLRSLAHDGIKRRYKDIPQEYYDRLEYELNIIITMDFQGYFLIVRDYIYWAKTHGIPVGPGRGSGAGSIVAYCIDITDVDPMKYKLLFERFLNPDRVSMPDFDIDFCFERRSEVIDYVTQHYGKDHVAQIATFGTLKAKAVIKDCARALDIPFDEANKIAKFIPDEPKMTIAKALEMSPELTALRQQGGIYETLFDVASRLEGMNRHVSTHAAGVVIGQTPLINYVPLCSDSKTGAISTQYTMDLIEQCGLVKMDFLGLKTLTLLKHCVDLIHKRNPDFDLKAISDEDQQTFDMLRKGDSTCVFQFESVGMQKILRDAAPSNMEDLVALNALYRPGPMAYIPQFIECKHGRQQITYADPSLEDELKTTYGVIVYQEQVMKVAQIIAGYTLGQADILRRIMGKKKVYALAEEKVKFIAGAAKKGHSKEHAIEIFEMLEPFAGYGFNKSHAVAYSIIAYQTAYLKANYPAEFMAANLTNEINNPDKYSEYLAVCKEMGIKVLPPTINYSENQFTVVDNQIIYGLSGIKNVGEGAVQQIVEEREKNGPYKDFMDFLMRSSSKVLNSKLIESLICAGVFDKLGVNRPTLLTNLPEMLKFVAKSHEDNQYGQLSLFGEEETEEINQFNMVPVPDWKIMEKLEKEKELLGFYISGHPMDVYADAIKKSVVVNLGEPTKLPFGRTVSIIAMIQSVKQYTSKKNNKRMGFLTLVDKNGTIDATIFSDGWERYKDLLAADSIHGFTGKFDNKRGMDKISFLIDEVVDPSQLPPVALKNCFIKVNQTIAQSNMDYLTQLRDLLVTHADGNGTIQVDLLFQKDNSSARIEDETYTEEDEQQESPTEETKIICGPEFSISYNEGFSQEAKQIPVVTDVWFN; this comes from the coding sequence TTGTCAGATTTCATACATCTTCATAACCACAGTGACTACTCCCTCTTGGATGGAGCAGCAAAGATATCATCATACGTAAAAAAGGCAAAGGAAAATGGCATGACAAGCCTTGCCTTGACTGACCATGGGAACATGTACGGAGCACTCCGTTTCTATGATGCCTGCAAGAAGGAAGACATAAACCCCATAGTCGGCTGCGAATTCTATTGCAATCCGGCAGGACATACCGAAAGGCCTCGCCTAGGAAAGGATGATACCCATCGTTATCATCTCATCCTCCTGGCTATGAATGAAAAGGGATACCATAATCTGATGGAGCTCAATTCCATCAGCTGGACAGAAGGCTATTACTATAAGCCGAGAATTGACGATGAATTGCTCAAGGAGCACAATGAAGGTCTCATATGCCTCTCAGCGTGCCTAGGCGGAGAAATTCTGCAACTTCTGCTTGCCGGAGATTATGACCGTGCAAAGGAAAGGGCCTTATGGTTTTCTTCTGTCTTTGATGACGGTCGCTATTTCCTTGAATTACAGGACCATGGTTTGGAAGAGCAGAAAAGGACAAACCCGCTCCTCGTACAGATTTCAAAGGAAACCGGCATCCCCGTCGTGGCTACCAATGACATCCACTACATTGATAAAGAGGATTGGGAAGCACAGGACGTGTTGCTGTGTATCGGTACCAACTCAAAGGTCAGCGAAGACAACAGAATGAAATTCCCGTCCAAGGAATTCTATTTCAAGACTCCCCAACAGATGGAAGAATTGTTCTCATGGTGCCCTGAAGCCATTGCAAACACCGCAAAGATAGCTGAGCGATGCCATATTGAAATTCACTTCCCCGGTCCCTTGTTACCGATTTTCAAAGTTCCTGAAGGTTTCAAAGATACAGCAGATTACCTAAGGTCTCTGGCACATGACGGCATCAAGAGACGATACAAGGACATTCCTCAGGAATACTATGACCGGTTGGAATATGAGCTCAATATAATCATTACAATGGACTTCCAAGGATACTTCCTTATTGTCCGTGATTACATCTACTGGGCCAAGACCCATGGGATTCCCGTAGGGCCTGGCCGTGGCTCAGGGGCAGGTTCTATCGTGGCGTATTGCATCGACATTACAGATGTCGACCCGATGAAGTATAAATTGCTGTTCGAACGTTTTCTCAATCCAGACCGTGTAAGCATGCCTGACTTTGACATTGACTTCTGCTTCGAAAGACGGTCGGAAGTCATTGACTATGTCACACAGCACTACGGCAAGGATCACGTCGCCCAGATTGCAACTTTCGGAACCTTGAAAGCAAAAGCTGTCATAAAAGACTGCGCAAGAGCTTTGGATATCCCGTTCGATGAGGCCAACAAGATAGCAAAGTTCATACCGGATGAACCGAAGATGACCATAGCAAAAGCTTTGGAAATGAGTCCGGAACTGACAGCTCTCCGCCAACAGGGAGGCATTTACGAAACGTTGTTTGACGTAGCCTCCCGTCTGGAGGGTATGAACAGGCATGTCTCTACCCATGCAGCAGGCGTCGTCATCGGACAGACTCCTCTGATCAACTATGTTCCGCTATGTTCTGATTCGAAGACAGGTGCCATATCCACACAGTACACGATGGACCTCATCGAACAGTGCGGCCTCGTAAAGATGGACTTTCTGGGATTGAAGACTCTTACCTTGCTCAAGCATTGCGTTGACCTGATACACAAGAGAAATCCTGATTTTGATCTCAAGGCAATTTCAGATGAAGACCAACAGACTTTCGATATGCTGAGAAAAGGTGACAGTACCTGCGTATTCCAGTTTGAATCCGTCGGCATGCAGAAAATCCTCAGGGACGCGGCCCCCAGCAACATGGAAGACCTGGTTGCATTGAATGCCTTGTACAGGCCGGGACCGATGGCTTATATCCCACAATTCATCGAATGCAAGCATGGCAGACAACAGATTACCTATGCAGACCCTTCTCTTGAAGATGAACTGAAGACTACCTATGGCGTCATAGTCTACCAGGAACAGGTAATGAAGGTTGCACAGATCATTGCAGGCTACACCCTGGGGCAAGCAGATATCCTTCGTAGGATCATGGGTAAGAAAAAAGTCTATGCCTTGGCAGAGGAAAAGGTCAAGTTCATCGCAGGAGCGGCAAAGAAAGGCCATAGCAAAGAGCATGCCATAGAAATATTTGAAATGCTTGAACCTTTCGCGGGCTATGGTTTCAACAAGTCTCATGCAGTGGCATATTCCATCATTGCTTACCAGACTGCCTATCTCAAGGCAAACTACCCTGCAGAGTTCATGGCCGCGAACCTTACCAATGAAATCAACAATCCAGACAAATACAGCGAATATCTGGCCGTATGCAAGGAAATGGGTATCAAGGTATTGCCCCCGACGATCAACTACTCCGAAAACCAATTCACAGTCGTTGACAACCAGATCATCTACGGATTGAGCGGTATCAAGAACGTTGGAGAAGGTGCTGTGCAGCAAATAGTAGAAGAACGGGAGAAAAACGGACCGTATAAGGATTTCATGGATTTCCTTATGCGCAGCAGCTCGAAGGTATTGAACTCCAAGCTCATAGAATCACTGATCTGTGCAGGAGTCTTTGACAAGCTCGGTGTCAACAGACCCACCTTGCTGACCAATCTGCCGGAAATGTTGAAATTCGTTGCAAAGAGCCATGAAGACAACCAATATGGGCAACTTTCTCTCTTCGGCGAAGAAGAAACGGAAGAAATCAATCAGTTCAACATGGTTCCGGTTCCTGATTGGAAAATCATGGAAAAACTTGAAAAAGAAAAAGAACTGCTCGGTTTCTATATTTCAGGACATCCGATGGATGTGTACGCAGATGCCATAAAGAAAAGTGTCGTAGTAAATCTCGGTGAGCCGACAAAGCTTCCTTTCGGAAGAACAGTTTCCATCATTGCAATGATTCAATCCGTCAAGCAATACACAAGCAAGAAAAACAACAAGCGGATGGGATTCCTTACTTTGGTTGACAAAAACGGTACCATAGATGCTACGATATTCTCTGATGGTTGGGAACGTTATAAAGATCTCCTAGCAGCAGACAGCATCCATGGTTTTACAGGAAAATTTGACAACAAAAGGGGCATGGACAAAATCAGTTTCCTCATTGATGAGGTTGTTGATCCTTCACAGCTACCTCCTGTTGCATTGAAAAACTGCTTCATAAAAGTAAATCAGACAATTGCCCAATCAAACATGGATTATCTTACGCAACTAAGGGATCTTTTGGTTACCCATGCAGATGGAAACGGAACTATACAGGTAGATTTGTTGTTCCAAAAAGACAACTCATCGGCCAGAATTGAAGATGAAACCTATACTGAAGAAGACGAACAGCAGGAAAGTCCGACTGAAGAAACGAAAATCATCTGCGGTCCGGAATTTTCTATTTCGTACAATGAAGGTTTCTCCCAGGAAGCCAAACAGATTCCTGTCGTTACAGACGTCTGGTTCAACTAA
- the ligA gene encoding NAD-dependent DNA ligase LigA produces MNDEEKLLDEVNDLSDRLRTYQRAYYVDARPLVSDMEYDRLFDRLRMIEGSHPKFRFPDSPTQRVGSDLSSDFPEVTHTIPVLSLDKAYSEPAVQDWISKCEKKEDRQLSFVLEQKIDGISMVLYYEHGVLARAVTRGNGTVGNDVTANVRTIKSVPLRLSKPVDIAVRGEVYLPKADFEALNNKLEEPFANPRNLTAGTIRRKKSSETAQVPLAIFVYEGFWKENPPFADHVAILAELKALGFRTNPNIGLFCQTAKEAKQKLDAAHLEGSWGSFSDLQEHIRRQTEGRASLPYEIDGLVLKVNEIHVRERLGYTEHHPRWAIAYKFEAPQALSTVQQIDVQIGRTGRVTPVARITPVAIGGSTVSNVTLHNQQYIDELELAVGDTVEVSKRGDVIPAVERVVDKNEQGNTTYHIPSACPVCDTVLVQRGSHHFCPNPDCRAQMLGRIEFFVGKDQMDIASFGPKTVEFLVDRKLVKDVPDLYSVNYSVLMDAPGFGDKKVAAIQAGIEASKKQPFSRVLVALGMPEIGKKVVDMLIEAGFDSMDKLLDIAAKKDKATLATVRLIADKTADNLIDSLNEPAMQERIAALRAAGLPMKMVRTAEPSLPKIFEGQVWCVTGSFQQFNPRTKAMEEVEKRGGRVVSAITGKTTHLLCGTGGGSKRAKAEKLGIKLVDEAQFLALLGESNGGDPAVPSEQSSQMERQGELF; encoded by the coding sequence ATGAATGACGAAGAGAAACTGCTGGATGAGGTCAATGATCTCAGTGACCGGCTAAGGACTTATCAGAGGGCTTATTATGTGGATGCCAGACCTTTGGTTTCCGATATGGAATATGATCGTTTGTTTGACCGGCTCAGGATGATTGAGGGCAGCCATCCCAAATTCAGGTTCCCTGATTCCCCGACCCAACGGGTCGGCAGTGACCTTTCTTCAGATTTTCCTGAAGTGACGCATACTATCCCTGTGCTGAGCCTGGACAAGGCATACAGTGAACCTGCCGTACAGGATTGGATCAGCAAATGCGAGAAGAAAGAAGACCGACAGCTTTCATTTGTATTGGAGCAGAAGATAGATGGCATCAGCATGGTACTCTATTATGAGCATGGTGTACTTGCAAGGGCTGTTACCAGAGGCAATGGTACGGTAGGCAACGATGTGACTGCCAATGTCAGGACGATCAAGTCAGTTCCGCTACGGTTGTCCAAGCCTGTTGATATTGCTGTAAGGGGTGAAGTCTACCTGCCGAAAGCAGATTTTGAGGCTTTGAACAATAAGCTTGAGGAGCCTTTTGCAAACCCCAGGAACCTGACGGCAGGGACCATCAGACGAAAAAAGAGCAGTGAGACTGCCCAGGTTCCCCTTGCGATATTTGTCTATGAAGGCTTTTGGAAAGAAAATCCTCCGTTTGCCGATCATGTTGCCATCCTTGCAGAATTGAAAGCGTTGGGCTTCCGTACCAATCCGAACATAGGTCTTTTCTGCCAGACTGCAAAAGAAGCCAAGCAGAAACTTGATGCAGCACATCTGGAAGGAAGCTGGGGAAGTTTTTCTGACCTTCAGGAACATATACGCAGGCAGACTGAAGGACGGGCATCGTTGCCATATGAAATTGACGGGCTTGTACTGAAGGTAAATGAGATCCATGTCCGGGAACGGTTGGGCTATACTGAGCATCATCCCCGCTGGGCAATTGCCTACAAGTTTGAAGCTCCACAAGCACTGAGTACTGTCCAGCAGATCGACGTGCAGATCGGTAGGACAGGGAGAGTGACACCGGTTGCACGTATCACTCCAGTGGCAATAGGCGGTTCCACGGTATCGAATGTCACCTTGCACAACCAGCAGTACATTGATGAACTTGAACTTGCTGTCGGAGATACTGTTGAGGTAAGCAAGAGAGGTGATGTGATTCCGGCTGTCGAACGGGTCGTTGATAAAAATGAACAGGGTAATACGACGTATCATATTCCTTCCGCCTGCCCTGTCTGTGATACGGTCCTGGTACAGAGGGGAAGCCATCATTTTTGTCCCAATCCTGATTGCAGGGCCCAAATGCTGGGGCGGATTGAATTCTTCGTCGGCAAGGATCAGATGGATATTGCCTCTTTTGGTCCCAAGACAGTGGAATTCCTCGTGGACAGGAAATTGGTAAAGGATGTACCCGACTTGTATTCGGTAAATTACAGTGTCTTGATGGATGCTCCTGGCTTCGGAGACAAGAAAGTCGCTGCGATACAGGCTGGTATTGAAGCGAGCAAGAAGCAGCCTTTTTCACGGGTGCTGGTAGCCTTGGGAATGCCTGAGATAGGCAAGAAAGTCGTCGATATGCTTATCGAGGCCGGTTTTGATTCCATGGACAAGCTGCTGGATATTGCAGCAAAGAAAGACAAGGCAACTCTTGCGACTGTCCGTCTTATTGCTGACAAGACTGCGGATAATCTGATAGACAGCCTTAACGAACCAGCAATGCAGGAAAGGATAGCAGCCTTGAGGGCTGCTGGTTTGCCTATGAAGATGGTCAGGACAGCAGAGCCAAGCCTTCCCAAGATCTTTGAAGGGCAGGTCTGGTGTGTCACCGGTTCATTCCAACAATTCAATCCAAGGACCAAAGCCATGGAAGAAGTTGAAAAGCGTGGAGGGCGCGTAGTTTCTGCGATTACTGGCAAGACAACCCATCTGCTATGCGGTACCGGGGGAGGCAGTAAAAGAGCCAAGGCTGAAAAACTTGGCATAAAACTTGTTGATGAAGCGCAGTTCCTTGCTTTGCTTGGTGAAAGTAATGGAGGAGACCCGGCAGTGCCATCGGAACAGTCCTCTCAGATGGAGCGTCAGGGAGAATTGTTCTGA